Genomic DNA from Brienomyrus brachyistius isolate T26 chromosome 22, BBRACH_0.4, whole genome shotgun sequence:
ACGGGAGCTGGACGAAGGCCGATATGGCGCCAACGGTGAGTGGCCTGGGCACCTGAGAGGCGTGAAGAAGCTACTGGCATTAAGGTATGGAGGGATGTTGCCGGTTGCATTAGGTTCTAAAAGGTGTTGGGAAAACCTTGCACTTCTAGATGAAGAGAATTACGAAGTGAGCAGCGACGAGGAGGATTTGCCCTTTAAGTGCTTCATCTGCCGGGAATCCTTCAAGAACCCCGTCATCACCAAGTAAGACAGTCGCGCAGCTGCTTCTACGGGAGGTCGAGCCGACCTGGTGGCGTGGGCCGCGATCAGTCATCGTAGTGCGCTGTGGATGCCGTGGCTGAGGCCTGTGGAGGCGGTTGCCAGATTTGCCGTCGAGCTGCAACGTTGACTCATCTCTCTGCTGCCAGGTGTCGTCATTACTTCTGCGAAGCCTGTGCTCTCCAGCACTATCGCAAGTCCAAGCGCTGCTACGTCTGCAACGTGCAAACCAACGGTGTCTTCAACCCAGCCAAAGGTAGTGGAACCAGTGTACCTGCTTatataacccccctcccccttcctatAGAGATATTTACAGAGTAGAGCTAGTGCTGTATATCTTTAGATGACTAGTAGGGAATAGCAGTGCAGTAGCGCCCTGCTTTATACATGAGAAACTGAGTTTAGCACTTAAGGACTCAATATTTACAGGAAATGTACTTTAACTCAACAAAGCATGAGTCTCCAAGTAAAACTAGATTCCTCACCCAAAATAAAGCAGCACAGAGTGGGACTGGTTGAGAAtccagtctcataatctgaaggttgttggttcaaggtCAAACTGGGTTTCCGACGTGGTTCCTTTTGAACAAGGTTGTATTAAGATGCACTGGGTGCTTTACTGGTTCATTTTGTGGAGGGCAGCAGGACATGGCTGTGGTCCAACACGCTTAGtctttttcctctttttttgcTTTGGGAAAACGGCTTAGGACTTTCCTAAGTCCTTATGACTTTTCCTTCAAGGTCAAGGAGTGGTTCAGAAAAGCATATAGGACGTGCACTTCGACCGCAGACCACCCTCCCAGGACTTCGTGTGgttattttcctgttttatgttcTGATGTTCCATCTGCATGTCCCACTCAGAGCTGATGGCCAAAATGCAGAAGCACGAAGCCAAGATGGACCAGCCACCATCTGATGAGGAAGATTAGCAAATCCTGCTTCGTGCTTTTCCTGCAGCCCCCCCTGCTGTAGACATGTTGTACAGTATCCTGCTTTCATAAATAAAGGCTTTTTTTAAGTGATATGGTTTCTTCATTGGTCCCTGAGGATCAATTGAACAGGCTAGGGCAATTTCAGCAACATCTTTAATCAGATACAAGCTTTACTTTCaacaaggcaaaaaaaaaaaaaacaggttttcatTCTGTAATGTAATCCCATTGTACCCAACGCTGTACCCAAACTGTCTCCTTCAAAATGGGTTTCAAGATGGAGGTTTGAATACTTTGTGCTGAAAGAGCAGAAGTTGAAGCACACTGCTATTCTGTGAACAGACCACAAACGGaaaggatccccccccccccccgaagatcCCTCATAGCAGCTACCTTTAGCTGTCCAATGAGGCTCTATTTTAAGACTTACTTAGGCAGCCCAAGCACAAATGCTGTGCAAAGTTGACACACACCTGACTTAAGTCCCAATTTGGCTGAGACCTTTACCGAAGTCCAAAGGAGTGAGAAGAGATGGTCAACACATGACACCGTGACAGGGCTTTTACTTTGACACGAGAAGAGGAGACGTCTCACCGCTCTTGGCTTGGAGCAGGTGGTACGAGGCCAGGCCTCAGCGAGTTCACTGCCGACACCAGCCTCAGAGGATACTGGCAGACCTGAAGGTTAGAGCTGGTAGAGCAGTACATCCCACGATGGCCTCCGGACGGACAGAGGGAGAAGCCCTTACCGTGTCTGAAAGTCCGGAGGTTTTTccttatttaaaagaaaaaaaaataaacagggagAAGGAAATGGCCCCTGCTGTCAGAAATCCCAGTCGTCCACGTCTAGGTGGCTGAGGCTGGACTCCAGGCTGGCAAAGCCGGGCAGGGAGTCGGCCGGTTGGGCGCCCTCGACACTACCGATGGGCATCACGGGCTGGAGCAGCTCGAGGATGGACTCGGATGGGCGATGCTTAATCTGAGAGTCCGGGAGAGGATCAGGATCAGCTGTTAGGGACAAGAACCTGTGTGCGTTCCAGCGTGAGAAGCTCCAAGTCCGACTCACGCGGCTAATAGAACAGCAACTGGTCGATAGGAATAACGGAAGCCAATCTATTACAGGCAGCAGAATGGACCAATCAGAAAGTTCCACTGACCTGCTTGAAGAAGGAGTGACCAAGAAGGGCACTAGCAGAGGGCCTGCAGGGAGGAGAAAGACAACTCAGGTTCTAGACTTGTATCTGATATtcagttgggtaattcaggtccagagagtaaaagtccagaccgggattttgtttcaaccaaccagttgagtgctccatgactatgactctttatgcgcaagtggttggttgaaccaaaatcctggtctggattttttatttttttttcctctgctgATAATATTCAGATGCTCCTCGCTTTATGACAGTTCGACTTAAAGTATTCAAACCTCAGACTGGTGCGATAGTGATGCAAATTCAGTAGTCAGACTTTTAGAACATCCCAAGCTAGCGATATGCCGTACTACGGCGCCATCCACTCCGTCACGCTTCCAGTCTCTAGCCAAACATGAACATCTCATAGATCTTAGTGACACATCATATGGTGTTCATTTTCTATGCAAGCAAATATTTACTTGTTAATGTCAGAGTTACTAAATAAGTTTACGTCACATAAGACCGGTGGACTGTGACGCTCCAGTCTGGGCCTGAGGATGGAGTTATTTTTACAACGTTTTTAAAATGCCCAAAAAGTGGCACCGTTTGGCAGGGTCCCGCTGCAGGCACAGCTCGACGAAGCCGTGGAAGTGGGGGCTGAAGGTGCGGTTGTAAGGATGGGCCCccgatgaggaggaggagggctcCCCGTTGGCGTGCCGGGCCCCGGAGCCCTCGCAGATGCCCGAGTCGGCGCCTGAGCGGGATGGCTTCATGCTGAGCTCCTCAGGGGGGATGGTGCTGGTGTCCAGCAGGCAGGGGACGGTGCCGTTCAGCTTCTCCAACAGCATCTGAGCCAGGGTGGGGTTAGATCATTGGGGATCCTTTAATTTGGGTTTGGATCATATCTCAGAAACAACACTACAGGGGCTCAGCGTGCCGATTCACCTCATCCTGCACAATTAAATACTAAAAATGGGTGGATTTACGACGACACAAGAATTACACTtacataataaaatatatatttttacactaGACAATCACACAGCTTTCCTTTTTCATTCTAGGACAGTTCGAGTCCATCACGTCAGTTAAACGGGCAgggtctgtgcctgtgatcggaaggtcgctggttcgacaGAACAGTCATGTCTGCTCATCCCTTgagtaagcccccccccccccccagaaagttCCAGGAGCACCAAATAAACGACCCAACACTGCACTCGCACACTCGCatcccaagcttcactctcaacTGTACACATGGGTgtatgtctcaaaggagagcataATGGGATATAGGAGAACAGGCATTGCAATGTTCCTATACTTGTACTTGCGCACATGGTGAACAAGGCATTTCAAATCATAGACACAGAGTTCCACCAGAGACAAACAAGAATTTTAAAACCTGAAAATAGTTCCACTGGATACCATGAGGTTCTAGCTGGCACCAGCAGATATGTGGCTGgtctgtgaggggggggggggggggggcattgggcCAATGCTCACGGCTCACCTGCGTGGCTGGCATGTCCTTGAAGGGCACGTGCCCGTTGGCAAGTTCGCAGGCCGTGATGCCCAGGCTGTAGATGTCGGAGCGGGAGTCATACCCCTGCAGGTTCTGCCGGGGGTGTGGGAAGACGATGTCAGATTCACCCTCACGAACCCGACTCTCCGTCTTTCACACACAGGATGTGCAACTGTGTGAAGGTGACGGAGTGATCCTGcacgtgtgtgcgtgcgagATTTGTGCGCGTTTGCGTCGGTGCACAAGTCCGCCACGGACGTGTGCTCGTGTGCGCAAACGTACAAGTGCAAAGGCGTTCGAAACAGCTGCACAACATATACATGCATCATAGAGAATTTACATCAATACAGTGGATTCATATATGGTGAGGTATGAGTATATGCACAGCTTCTCGGATTGCAAAAGATAAGAATGAGTGTCCTGTATAGCAtatctatctgtgtgtgtgtgcgtgtgcacagCGTATTTAAATAAGTGCCAAGTGTGGAGGGTGTGCTAAGTATGGTCAGGATTGTGCTAGATTAGAGGTGGGGTGAATCgcaataccaagaatgcaaagaccgtacttgtggtcttggcaagactggtcttgcaaacttgcctcccaagaatgaacttggggcgcaatgaatcatgggattggtttcGTTTGGTGAGGATGCAACTGACGTACCCTTGATATTTGGCGAAGAGCCAACAATCCAGGTATTTTTACTGTCCTTTGTACTTGTgatcttagtattggaactggtcttcagcaatggaaaataacgtaAAACGAGTGCATGAGAACGCAAGTTTCGTCAAGCACGCATACTGAGATTCACCCGTGGTATTTCCATGTCAGTacggacgctcctctacttacaaacgagatacgttccgaatggccgctcgtaacttgaaatgttcagagtcattattcaacatcattttaagggtatatgcaagtacaaagtcctaggatgctgggagtacgcacgctacgctgctgcgggGAGactatgtctgaaagttcgtaagttgaaagtccGTAAAGAGAGGAGCGTCTGCAAGTGTTTTTATGCAGGCATCTAGCAGGTCTACCTGCTGCAGGACCTCCGGGCTGAGCCAGGGCAGCACCTTGACGCTGTACTGGGGGAAGTCGTGCACCACACGCGCCCGCTGCCCGTGCCGGATCAGGCTGAAGATGCTGCGCAGGCCGGACAGGTAGACCTGACCGTCTGCGGACACCAGCACGTGGCTGGCTTTCACGCTCCTGGGGCACGGGGAGCCGGGAAaaatgtgtgggggggggcaagagaAAACACTGACACTGAGGCTGACAGGGTCCACCAGGTCCCGAGATACTCTGCCTACGTTTCAGGTCAGTCGCATCATGCTTGAATGATTGTGGCTGTACACATTTATACTATCTACCAGTTTATCGATAACATTTAACCCCATCCATATGTGGCCAGACAGCGAGGACGCCCCCTAGTGGCTCACCGGTGCACGTATCCCATGTGGTGGATGTAGTCCAGTGCCCTAAGGACGCCCAGTAAGATGTAGGCTATGGCCTGCTCGCTCATGCCCTCCGTGAAGTGGTTGCTGATCAGATCTCGTGCTGAGCCTGTGGTGACAGACCAATGGAGCGACGTTCAATCGGATCTGTATGCTAGTCAATGGTGGTCCATTTCTTCTAACCCTTCCATTATGGGCAGGGGTCAACGTCATGCTGAATTCTGAGAAACATTTTTAtcaaaatgcagttttttttttctacaaacGTGGTATTTAAAACCTTTTTCACCCTCAATCGAAATATTTTGCCACAAACAActgagagaccactctatatttattattattatttttttaaatctacatttttaaatcctggtttaatcctggttctgctggcagaaggctacactgcacagcaggctgcttccaggctcaatgttcctaagacagcagtacagaagaataaggtgaagcaggagacactgggaacgacaaGAAACCAGCCAGGCAGAGGGAAGAGGAGAGAAGGGCTCCTAGAAACAGgagaagacccataaagcaaggaagaagcccttcattaatgagaagcagcgAAGAACCaggtaaaatgtacattttacacAGGTGCAGactcataaactgagaaatgagtgaaactgaaaactttgctgtggtctcattcccccccccccagacttatagctgggggggggggttgttcctGTAGAATTCATCCCTGCGCTTCTATGAAAGTACCTGTAAGCAAACCTACTGAAGCATTATCCAAAATGAACATTTTTCATTGTACTCTCTGCCCAGTGGCATTACTCCGTAACCGGAAGGACCGTATGAAGGCTGTTTGGGCCACCTGGTGACCTATGACCGGGCCACACCCTTACCGTAGGCCATGAAGGGGGTAATCACCCACAGCTCATTCTCTGCTATGAAGACACTCCTGTAGGGCAATATGCATGGGTGGTGGAACAGCCTGGACACATGAAGCTCTCCCTGGGGGACAGAAGACATGTCAGGGTTTCTCCTTGAAACAGCAGCAGGGATGGGGGTGGGTGAAGTGGAATTGGGTCACCGCAAGAGAGCCGGTCTCTCGAACCTCCAGGTAGCTGACCATGTCGTTGGTGCAGGACTCCAGGTTGATGCGGCGGATGGCCACATACTCGCCcgtgggccgatacctggctaGGTTCACCGTCATGAGGTCTTCTAGCCCCCTGCCTGTAGGACCAGGGGCTCCGTTACTGGGCTATCCGTCATGTGCTGTTAGCCACTCCGCTTAGCATTAGCGAACATGTCCGGAAAACAGCGGAAAAATGGCCAGCACCCTTAAAAGCTGATCATTTGCTAACTGTACTGTAAGAAGTTCATGATATTTCAAACCAAGGGAGGCCAATCTTATCTaaaggataacctttaggtcagctgttcaaacctaaatgtgaggactcctcagccaatcagtcctctaattagtgacctaattagggagttgctgTGAAAAGATACATGGCCCTTTCTGGACAAAACTGGCCACCTCCGTTTTAAACCATCACACCCATTACTTATTGAGCTCCTGTAGATCAACTAGAGCATTGCGCTAACAATGCAAAGAtcgcgggttcaaatcccagctcaAACAAATTGTGACCCTTCCCTCTACTGCAAGTCgtgttggataaaagcatcagataagtgaaaattaatttttaaaaagttaattTAGCAGACTTCCAAACATGGACAGATGGTCCCTGggggaattgggggggggggggtcaatggTCTCGCTCAAGGGCTCAGTGATGAAATGACTATTTCAACCACGAGATTTGAATCGGCAACCTTCCGATGATGGGTCccgcccacacacactcaccgatGACGGTGAGGAGCTCGTAGGCAGAGCTGTCAGGCATGAAGCTGCTCATGGTGCCCCGGTGTGGGAAAGAAGTCAGGGACTCACTGCTGTCTTCATGGGCCTGAGCAGGAAGGAGGAAAGGGGCGAAGACACAGTTATGCGAGGCGAGCACCTATTGGCTCAGGTTACTTTGATGGACATGACATGGAGGGGGCGGAACACAGCCCAGTGGG
This window encodes:
- the strada gene encoding STE20-related kinase adapter protein alpha isoform X2, which produces MSSFMPDSSAYELLTVIGRGLEDLMTVNLARYRPTGEYVAIRRINLESCTNDMVSYLEGELHVSRLFHHPCILPYRSVFIAENELWVITPFMAYGSARDLISNHFTEGMSEQAIAYILLGVLRALDYIHHMGYVHRSVKASHVLVSADGQVYLSGLRSIFSLIRHGQRARVVHDFPQYSVKVLPWLSPEVLQQNLQGYDSRSDIYSLGITACELANGHVPFKDMPATQMLLEKLNGTVPCLLDTSTIPPEELSMKPSRSGADSGICEGSGARHANGEPSSSSSGAHPYNRTFSPHFHGFVELCLQRDPAKRPSASALLGHSFFKQIKHRPSESILELLQPVMPIGSVEGAQPADSLPGFASLESSLSHLDVDDWDF
- the strada gene encoding STE20-related kinase adapter protein alpha isoform X1, whose amino-acid sequence is MSFLRWVSEKLSVESLRDLELFGEQTQGSSHRKAHEDSSESLTSFPHRGTMSSFMPDSSAYELLTVIGRGLEDLMTVNLARYRPTGEYVAIRRINLESCTNDMVSYLEGELHVSRLFHHPCILPYRSVFIAENELWVITPFMAYGSARDLISNHFTEGMSEQAIAYILLGVLRALDYIHHMGYVHRSVKASHVLVSADGQVYLSGLRSIFSLIRHGQRARVVHDFPQYSVKVLPWLSPEVLQQNLQGYDSRSDIYSLGITACELANGHVPFKDMPATQMLLEKLNGTVPCLLDTSTIPPEELSMKPSRSGADSGICEGSGARHANGEPSSSSSGAHPYNRTFSPHFHGFVELCLQRDPAKRPSASALLGHSFFKQIKHRPSESILELLQPVMPIGSVEGAQPADSLPGFASLESSLSHLDVDDWDF